The Cellulophaga sp. L1A9 genome window below encodes:
- a CDS encoding sensor histidine kinase produces the protein MYNITSLLALICCIVITLFSGGINSAFIFVLGLVVFAGYVTTKRYGEVYLYCAFIIVTLIYFQSIIDLPYVRNVVPESSQDLFNFISVLFSLYILGGVFGKILVKTHYNLYKSKMEVEQKVREKETLIKEVHHRVKNNLQTVSSLLSLQARNMKDEEMKKMIKSSQNRVNSMAMVHEMLYMREDLSKIEYKSYVEELSDYLVRSIKGTDNRIKVAIDIIDINLGIDTAIPLGLLINEAITNSLKYGIKDNGEGEISIALKKGQKDQDYVLNIGDNGDGYEESITPQTTTSLGLKLIYNLTRQLQGSILKDGSKKGTNYIITFKEIGQNFQPIG, from the coding sequence ATGTATAATATTACATCACTTTTAGCTTTAATTTGCTGTATTGTAATTACACTGTTTAGTGGAGGTATTAACAGTGCCTTTATTTTCGTTTTAGGATTAGTTGTTTTTGCCGGCTATGTCACTACAAAACGGTACGGTGAAGTTTACCTCTATTGCGCATTCATTATTGTTACCTTAATTTATTTTCAGTCCATTATAGATCTTCCCTATGTTAGAAATGTGGTCCCGGAATCTTCCCAGGACCTTTTTAATTTCATAAGTGTTCTTTTCTCCTTATATATACTTGGTGGTGTATTTGGTAAAATATTGGTCAAAACCCATTATAACCTGTACAAATCTAAAATGGAGGTCGAGCAAAAAGTACGTGAAAAAGAAACACTCATTAAAGAAGTACACCATCGCGTAAAGAATAATCTTCAAACCGTATCTAGTCTTTTAAGTTTACAAGCGAGAAACATGAAAGATGAGGAAATGAAAAAAATGATTAAGAGTAGTCAGAACAGAGTAAACTCTATGGCTATGGTTCATGAAATGCTATACATGCGTGAAGACTTATCAAAAATTGAATACAAGTCATATGTAGAAGAATTAAGTGATTACTTAGTACGTTCTATAAAAGGAACTGATAATAGAATAAAGGTAGCTATTGATATTATTGACATTAATCTTGGAATAGATACTGCCATCCCATTAGGACTACTTATCAATGAAGCCATTACAAATTCATTAAAATACGGTATCAAAGACAATGGAGAAGGCGAAATAAGCATCGCGCTTAAAAAAGGCCAAAAAGACCAGGATTATGTTTTAAATATTGGTGATAATGGTGATGGATATGAAGAAAGTATAACACCACAAACAACAACATCCCTAGGATTAAAACTTATCTACAACCTTACAAGACAACTGCAAGGTTCTATACTAAAAGATGGTTCTAAAAAAGGAACTAATTATATTATTACATTTAAAGAAATTGGTCAAAACTTCCAACCAATCGGATAA
- the secA gene encoding preprotein translocase subunit SecA → MSFLNSVLKVFVGDKAKKDVKELQPIIDKIHSFEEELATLSNDEIRNKTLAFKAQIKNDTQVINDKIQALEAEVKNSKDIDKNEDIYAEIDGLKKEVYEISEKTLKSILPEAFAVVKETSKRFANNTTIEVTASEYDRQLSGTKEYVSLEGDKAIWLNSWNAAGKEVTWDMVHYDVQLIGGIALHEGKIAEMHTGEGKTLVATLPLYLNALTGNGVHLVTVNDYLAKRDSAWMAPIFQFHGITIECIDNHQPNSDGRRAAYNADITYGTNNEFGFDYLRDNMAHTPSDLVQRPHNFAIVDEVDSVLVDDARTPLIISGPVPKGDIQEFDQLKPKVNDIVTLQKHYLTGVLAEAKKLITSGDTKEGGFQLLRVHRGLPKNKALIKFLSEEGVKQLLQKTENYYMQDNNREMPKVDEELWFVIDEKNNQIELTEKGVEHISGEQDPTFFLMPDIGGEIVKIENQNLDVEKEAELKEDLFKEFGIKSERIHTLNQLLKAYTLFEKDVEYVVMENKVMIVDEQTGRIMDGRRYSDGLHQAIEAKENVKIEAATQTFATVTLQNYFRMYNKLAGMTGTAITEAGEFWEIYKLDVMEIPTNRPIARDDKNDLIYKTKREKYNAIIDEVTKLSAAGRPVLIGTTSVEISELLSRMLSIRKVPHNVLNAKMHKKEADIVEEAGKAGIVTIATNMAGRGTDIKLSDAVKKAGGLAIVGTERHDSRRVDRQLRGRSGRQGDPGSSQFYVSLEDNLMRLFGSDRVAKMMDRMGLEDGEVIQHSMMTKSIERAQKKVEENNFGVRKRLLEYDDVMNAQREVVYKRRRHALQGERLKVDIANMIYDTCEVISETNKNASDYKNFEFELIKYFSITSPLTEEEFAKKSVQEIASLLYKNAYEHYQDKMERSATVANRVIKNVFEDDANKFERIVVPFSDGIKTFNIVTNLKEAYESEGKQLITDFEKNITLAIVDDAWKVHLRKMDELKQSVQLAVHEQKDPLLIYKFEAFELFKGMIEKVNKEVVAFLYKGEIPNGNDTNIQEAKTISEPKENLNISKEEVLNSDELAAQNRAVGQNQGSRPSITETITREAPKIGRNDRVTIKNVMSGESKTVKFKQAEPLLSKGEWVITEH, encoded by the coding sequence TGAGTTTTTTAAATTCTGTTTTAAAAGTTTTTGTAGGCGATAAGGCTAAGAAAGATGTCAAAGAGCTACAACCTATCATAGATAAGATTCATTCTTTCGAAGAAGAGCTTGCTACTTTAAGCAATGATGAAATTCGAAATAAAACACTTGCGTTCAAAGCTCAAATTAAAAATGACACACAAGTCATTAATGATAAGATACAAGCACTTGAAGCGGAAGTAAAAAACTCAAAAGATATTGACAAAAATGAAGATATCTACGCAGAGATAGACGGACTCAAAAAAGAGGTTTACGAAATTTCTGAAAAAACACTAAAATCTATATTACCAGAAGCATTTGCTGTTGTAAAAGAAACATCAAAACGTTTTGCAAATAACACAACAATAGAAGTAACAGCCTCTGAATACGACAGACAACTTTCTGGAACTAAAGAATATGTTTCTTTAGAAGGTGATAAAGCTATTTGGCTTAATTCTTGGAATGCCGCAGGAAAAGAAGTAACCTGGGACATGGTTCATTATGATGTACAACTTATTGGTGGTATAGCATTACATGAAGGTAAAATTGCCGAAATGCACACAGGTGAAGGTAAAACTTTAGTAGCAACCTTACCGCTATATTTAAATGCACTAACAGGTAATGGAGTTCACTTAGTAACGGTAAATGATTACTTAGCCAAACGTGATAGCGCGTGGATGGCTCCAATATTTCAATTTCATGGTATTACTATAGAATGTATTGATAACCATCAACCCAATTCTGATGGTAGACGTGCAGCCTATAATGCAGATATTACTTATGGTACAAATAATGAATTCGGTTTTGATTATTTGAGAGATAATATGGCGCACACGCCAAGTGATTTGGTACAACGTCCTCATAATTTCGCTATTGTTGATGAGGTCGATTCTGTTTTGGTGGATGATGCACGTACCCCTTTGATTATTTCGGGTCCTGTACCAAAAGGAGATATTCAAGAATTTGATCAGTTAAAACCAAAAGTAAATGATATTGTAACGTTACAAAAACATTACTTAACAGGGGTTTTAGCGGAAGCTAAAAAATTAATTACTTCTGGCGATACAAAAGAAGGTGGTTTTCAATTATTAAGAGTACATCGCGGATTGCCAAAAAATAAAGCATTAATTAAATTCTTGAGTGAAGAAGGTGTAAAACAACTACTTCAAAAAACGGAGAATTATTACATGCAAGATAATAACCGTGAAATGCCAAAAGTAGATGAAGAACTTTGGTTTGTTATCGATGAAAAAAACAATCAAATAGAGCTTACTGAAAAAGGTGTAGAACATATTTCTGGAGAACAAGACCCTACATTCTTCTTAATGCCAGATATTGGTGGTGAGATTGTAAAAATTGAAAATCAGAATCTTGATGTAGAAAAAGAAGCTGAACTCAAAGAAGACCTTTTTAAAGAATTTGGTATAAAAAGTGAACGTATACATACCTTAAATCAATTATTAAAAGCATATACCCTTTTTGAAAAAGATGTGGAATATGTTGTTATGGAAAATAAGGTAATGATTGTCGATGAACAAACGGGTCGTATTATGGACGGACGTAGATATTCAGACGGATTACACCAAGCAATTGAAGCTAAAGAAAATGTAAAAATTGAAGCCGCAACACAAACTTTTGCAACAGTTACCTTACAGAACTACTTTAGAATGTATAATAAGCTTGCCGGTATGACCGGTACAGCGATCACTGAAGCAGGGGAATTCTGGGAAATCTATAAGCTAGATGTTATGGAAATCCCTACAAATAGACCCATTGCTAGAGATGACAAAAACGATTTAATTTATAAAACGAAACGTGAAAAGTACAATGCGATAATTGATGAAGTTACTAAACTTTCTGCCGCTGGAAGACCTGTCTTAATAGGTACAACATCTGTTGAAATTTCTGAGCTTCTCTCTCGTATGCTTAGTATACGTAAAGTTCCACACAATGTCTTGAATGCTAAAATGCATAAAAAAGAAGCTGATATTGTGGAAGAAGCTGGTAAAGCTGGGATTGTTACTATTGCTACAAACATGGCTGGTCGTGGTACAGATATCAAATTATCAGATGCTGTTAAAAAAGCAGGTGGTTTAGCAATTGTAGGAACCGAACGCCATGATTCTCGTCGTGTTGACCGTCAGTTAAGAGGTCGTTCAGGACGTCAAGGAGATCCAGGAAGCTCACAATTCTATGTATCTCTAGAAGATAACCTTATGCGTTTATTTGGTTCTGATAGAGTAGCAAAAATGATGGATAGAATGGGCTTAGAAGATGGTGAAGTTATTCAGCATTCTATGATGACCAAATCTATTGAACGTGCTCAGAAAAAAGTTGAAGAGAATAACTTTGGAGTTCGTAAAAGATTATTAGAATATGATGATGTTATGAATGCACAACGGGAGGTTGTTTACAAGCGTCGTCGTCATGCATTACAAGGTGAGCGTTTAAAGGTTGATATTGCCAATATGATCTACGACACTTGTGAAGTAATTTCTGAAACAAATAAGAACGCTAGTGATTATAAGAATTTTGAATTCGAATTAATTAAATATTTCTCTATTACTTCTCCTTTAACCGAAGAAGAGTTTGCTAAGAAAAGTGTTCAAGAAATAGCTTCATTATTATATAAAAATGCATATGAACATTATCAAGATAAAATGGAGCGCAGTGCTACCGTTGCTAATCGGGTAATTAAAAATGTGTTTGAAGATGATGCAAACAAATTTGAACGCATAGTAGTTCCTTTCTCTGATGGAATAAAAACTTTTAATATTGTTACCAATTTAAAAGAAGCTTACGAAAGTGAAGGAAAACAATTGATTACAGATTTTGAGAAAAATATCACCTTAGCAATTGTTGATGATGCATGGAAAGTTCATTTACGCAAAATGGATGAATTAAAGCAATCGGTACAACTAGCGGTTCATGAACAAAAAGATCCATTGTTAATTTATAAGTTTGAAGCTTTTGAATTATTTAAAGGGATGATTGAAAAGGTGAACAAAGAAGTTGTAGCATTCTTGTATAAAGGAGAAATCCCTAACGGTAATGATACAAACATTCAAGAAGCTAAAACAATTAGCGAACCCAAAGAAAATTTAAATATTAGTAAAGAAGAAGTCTTAAATAGTGATGAACTTGCTGCACAAAACCGTGCTGTAGGTCAAAATCAAGGAAGCAGACCTTCAATAACAGAAACAATAACACGAGAAGCTCCTAAAATTGGACGTAATGATCGTGTAACAATTAAAAATGTGATGTCTGGCGAAAGTAAAACGGTGAAGTTTAAACAAGCCGAACCTCTTCTCTCTAAAGGAGAATGGGTGATTACAGAACACTAG